One Eurosta solidaginis isolate ZX-2024a chromosome 5, ASM4086904v1, whole genome shotgun sequence DNA segment encodes these proteins:
- the Prestin gene encoding prestin isoform X1 → MRSCGTYFRVERKHYRSQEIIVRLIPKPINFKSIRKFTLERFKRRRDLQVNATPRSSSSYICGKDVSGNNGYGGGASTSPTTSLSARSPSVTTLELPTLLIASKPKRSKRLRTSSITPRTRLRHNQYKQRLQYHQYTDVVVHSSELNKMAQQNGDNETKPLTHAYLTEKPRIKPKYDVHRDVLSQDLVIKQTGYGARDKSIPSGMRRSWQQWSFLSLFTGIIPIVQWLPRYSLRRDAMGDIIAGVTVAIMNIPHGMAYGILAGVTPGCGLALAIFPVLVYMILGTSKHISIGTFAVISMMTLKVVQTYATDEHMSSVPAAAGLNATKAHGATDSVDIVDIITPIEVATALAFCTGLIHLAMGFFRLGTLAALLSDPLVNGFTTGAAVHVIVSQLKDVLGVYVPRYKGAFKIIYTIIDLFKGIPNTNIVAFVICVCIMIFMTLCNEFLKPCLRKRCRFPFPGELISVIGGTFVSRLLDVHGNYGVTLVGDIPKGLPMPKLPRMDLIPVVALDSIAISIVSFSIVMSMGLTFAKKHSYEVRANQELFALGVANCVSSCFSCYPLACSLSRSVIQEQTGGVTQLASLVSAILIIMTLLWLGPFFSTLPRCVLAGVIIVALKPLFMQAKQLKNYSKQGKLELLTWIATFICVVLIDIDIGLLIGVAISLLALYIKGLKPYCCLLGTIPEAAAIYVDLNHHRNAVEVPETKIFRYVGSLNFASNMYFRHSLYNIIDMDVKKLQRNKTAAANANGNTTLNGEVGQLNEFRFLVLDFSMLGHVDVAGCKAITDIMKELNLLGVRLFISAPADRVYDTLVHSMALGEGPFEIFPTLHDAVEYANACRIG, encoded by the exons atgaGAAGCTGTGGAACGTATTTTCGCGTTGAAAGAAAACATTATAGAAGCCAAGAAATTATAGTCCGTTTAATACCg AAACCGATCAACTTTAAAAGCATACGCAAATTCACGCTTGAGCGTTTCAAACGCAGACGTGATCTACAAGTCAATGCAACACCACGGTCTTCTAGCTCTTACATATGTGGCAAAGACGTTTCAGGAAATAACGGTTATGGTGGCGGAGCAAGTACTTCGCCGACAACGTCATTAAGTGCACGATCACCATCGGTTACAACACTCGAATTACCAACTTTGTTAATAGCCTCAAAGCCCAAACGTTCAAAACGTCTACGAACATCATCGATCACACCACGCACGAGGTTACGTCATAATCAATATAAACAACGTTTACAATATCATCAATACACCGATGTGGTTGTGCATTCGAGTGAGTTGAATAAGATGGCACAACAGAATGGTGATAATGA AACTAAACCTTTAACACATGCCTACCTCACAGAAAAACCTAGGATAAAACCCAAATATGATGTACATCGTGATGTGCTTTCGCAAGATTTGGTCATCAAACAGACTGGTTATGGCGCACGCGACAAAAGCATACCATCAGGCATGCGCCGTTCATGGCAACAATGGTCTTTCTTATCGCTTTTCACCGGCATTATACCGATCGTACAATGGCTACCACGCTACTCGTTGCGACGCGATGCAATGGGTGATATTATTGCCGGCGTAACAGTTGCTATTATGAATATACCGCATGGTATGGCGTACGGTATATTGGCTGGTGTGACTCCTGGTTGTGGTTTGGCGCTTGCTATATTTCCGGTATTAGTTTACATGATATTGGGTACCTCAAAGCACATTTCAATTGGAACTTTTGCTGTGATATCTATGATGACTTTAAAAGTTGTACAAACATATGCGACGGACGAGCATATGAGCTCTGTTCCAGCAGCAGCGGGATTAAATGCTACGAAGGCACATGGTGCGACGGATTCTGTAGATATAGTAGATATAATAACACCGATAGAGGTAGCGACAGCATTGGCGTTTTGTACGGGACTAATACAT CTCGCTATGGGTTTCTTCCGCCTTGGCACATTAGCTGCCCTCTTAAGCGATCCACTTGTCAATGGCTTCACTACTGGTGCGGCTGTACACGTCATTGTTAGCCAACTTAAAGATGTCCTCGGAGTGTATGTACCTCGCTATAAAGGAGCTTTCAAGATCATTTACACTATCATCGATCTCTTCAAGGGCATACCAAACACAAATATTGTAGCCTTCGTCATTTGCGTTTGCATTATGATCTTCATGACCCTTTGTAATGAGTTCCTGAAACCTTGCCTGCGCAAACGTTGTCGCTTCCCCTTTCCCGGCGAATTGATCTCAGTTATAGGCGGCACTTTTGTATCACGTCTACTCGATGTGCACGGTAATTACGGCGTAACTCTTGTTGGTGATATTCCAAAAGGTTTACCAATGCCTAAATTGCCACGCATGGATTTGATACCAGTTGTAGCGTTGGACTCAATAGCCATTTCTATTGTTAGCTTTTCGATTGTTATGTCTATGGGTTTAACTTTTGCTAAGAAACATTCATATGAGGTGCGTGCCAATCAGGAACTATTCGCTTTGGGCGTGGCTAATTGTGTATCGAGTTGCTTCTCTTGCTATCCATTGGCGTGTTCGCTGTCGCGTTCGGTGATACAAGAACAAACGGGTGGCGTGACACAGTTGGCGTCACTTGTGTCCGCAATACTCATTATAATGACATTGTTATGGTTGGGTCCGTTCTTTAGTACGCTGCCTAGG TGTGTGCTGGCAGGTGTGATTATTGTTGCCTTGAAACCGTTGTTTATGCAGGCGAAACAGTTGAAAAATTACTCAAAGCAGGGTAAATTGGAACTTCTTACATGGATTGCAACCTTCATATGCGTGGTGCTGATCGACATTGATATTGG GCTCCTTATCGGCGTTGCCATTTCATTGTTGGCGCTCTACATAAAAGGACTGAAACCCTATTGTTGTCTGCTCGGCACCATACCCGAAGCAGCTGCTATTTATGTAGATCTTAATCATCATCGCAATGCCGTCGAAGTGCCTGAAACCAAAATCTTCCGATATGTTGGATCACTAAATTTTGCCAGTAATATGTATTTCCGACATTCACTCTACAATATTATCGATATGGATGTGAAAAAGTTGCAACGCAATAAAACTGCAGCGGCTAATGCTAATGGCAACACAACATTGAATGGCGAAGTGGGACAATTGAATGAGTTCCGGTTTTTGGTATTAGATTTCTCAATGCTGGGACATGTTGATGTGGCCGGTTGTAAAGCTATTACCGATATAATGAAGGAGCTAAATTTGCTGGGTGTACGTTTATTCATTTCGGCACCCGCGGATCGGGTCTATGATACCTTGGTGCATAGTATGGCATTAGGTGAGGGACCATTTGAAATTTTCCCAACATTACATGATGCAGTAGAATATGCGAATGCTTGTCGGATTGGGTGA
- the Prestin gene encoding prestin isoform X3 — translation MVIMKKPRIKPKYDVHRDVLSQDLVIKQTGYGARDKSIPSGMRRSWQQWSFLSLFTGIIPIVQWLPRYSLRRDAMGDIIAGVTVAIMNIPHGMAYGILAGVTPGCGLALAIFPVLVYMILGTSKHISIGTFAVISMMTLKVVQTYATDEHMSSVPAAAGLNATKAHGATDSVDIVDIITPIEVATALAFCTGLIHLAMGFFRLGTLAALLSDPLVNGFTTGAAVHVIVSQLKDVLGVYVPRYKGAFKIIYTIIDLFKGIPNTNIVAFVICVCIMIFMTLCNEFLKPCLRKRCRFPFPGELISVIGGTFVSRLLDVHGNYGVTLVGDIPKGLPMPKLPRMDLIPVVALDSIAISIVSFSIVMSMGLTFAKKHSYEVRANQELFALGVANCVSSCFSCYPLACSLSRSVIQEQTGGVTQLASLVSAILIIMTLLWLGPFFSTLPRCVLAGVIIVALKPLFMQAKQLKNYSKQGKLELLTWIATFICVVLIDIDIGLLIGVAISLLALYIKGLKPYCCLLGTIPEAAAIYVDLNHHRNAVEVPETKIFRYVGSLNFASNMYFRHSLYNIIDMDVKKLQRNKTAAANANGNTTLNGEVGQLNEFRFLVLDFSMLGHVDVAGCKAITDIMKELNLLGVRLFISAPADRVYDTLVHSMALGEGPFEIFPTLHDAVEYANACRIG, via the exons ATGGTGATAATGA AAAAACCTAGGATAAAACCCAAATATGATGTACATCGTGATGTGCTTTCGCAAGATTTGGTCATCAAACAGACTGGTTATGGCGCACGCGACAAAAGCATACCATCAGGCATGCGCCGTTCATGGCAACAATGGTCTTTCTTATCGCTTTTCACCGGCATTATACCGATCGTACAATGGCTACCACGCTACTCGTTGCGACGCGATGCAATGGGTGATATTATTGCCGGCGTAACAGTTGCTATTATGAATATACCGCATGGTATGGCGTACGGTATATTGGCTGGTGTGACTCCTGGTTGTGGTTTGGCGCTTGCTATATTTCCGGTATTAGTTTACATGATATTGGGTACCTCAAAGCACATTTCAATTGGAACTTTTGCTGTGATATCTATGATGACTTTAAAAGTTGTACAAACATATGCGACGGACGAGCATATGAGCTCTGTTCCAGCAGCAGCGGGATTAAATGCTACGAAGGCACATGGTGCGACGGATTCTGTAGATATAGTAGATATAATAACACCGATAGAGGTAGCGACAGCATTGGCGTTTTGTACGGGACTAATACAT CTCGCTATGGGTTTCTTCCGCCTTGGCACATTAGCTGCCCTCTTAAGCGATCCACTTGTCAATGGCTTCACTACTGGTGCGGCTGTACACGTCATTGTTAGCCAACTTAAAGATGTCCTCGGAGTGTATGTACCTCGCTATAAAGGAGCTTTCAAGATCATTTACACTATCATCGATCTCTTCAAGGGCATACCAAACACAAATATTGTAGCCTTCGTCATTTGCGTTTGCATTATGATCTTCATGACCCTTTGTAATGAGTTCCTGAAACCTTGCCTGCGCAAACGTTGTCGCTTCCCCTTTCCCGGCGAATTGATCTCAGTTATAGGCGGCACTTTTGTATCACGTCTACTCGATGTGCACGGTAATTACGGCGTAACTCTTGTTGGTGATATTCCAAAAGGTTTACCAATGCCTAAATTGCCACGCATGGATTTGATACCAGTTGTAGCGTTGGACTCAATAGCCATTTCTATTGTTAGCTTTTCGATTGTTATGTCTATGGGTTTAACTTTTGCTAAGAAACATTCATATGAGGTGCGTGCCAATCAGGAACTATTCGCTTTGGGCGTGGCTAATTGTGTATCGAGTTGCTTCTCTTGCTATCCATTGGCGTGTTCGCTGTCGCGTTCGGTGATACAAGAACAAACGGGTGGCGTGACACAGTTGGCGTCACTTGTGTCCGCAATACTCATTATAATGACATTGTTATGGTTGGGTCCGTTCTTTAGTACGCTGCCTAGG TGTGTGCTGGCAGGTGTGATTATTGTTGCCTTGAAACCGTTGTTTATGCAGGCGAAACAGTTGAAAAATTACTCAAAGCAGGGTAAATTGGAACTTCTTACATGGATTGCAACCTTCATATGCGTGGTGCTGATCGACATTGATATTGG GCTCCTTATCGGCGTTGCCATTTCATTGTTGGCGCTCTACATAAAAGGACTGAAACCCTATTGTTGTCTGCTCGGCACCATACCCGAAGCAGCTGCTATTTATGTAGATCTTAATCATCATCGCAATGCCGTCGAAGTGCCTGAAACCAAAATCTTCCGATATGTTGGATCACTAAATTTTGCCAGTAATATGTATTTCCGACATTCACTCTACAATATTATCGATATGGATGTGAAAAAGTTGCAACGCAATAAAACTGCAGCGGCTAATGCTAATGGCAACACAACATTGAATGGCGAAGTGGGACAATTGAATGAGTTCCGGTTTTTGGTATTAGATTTCTCAATGCTGGGACATGTTGATGTGGCCGGTTGTAAAGCTATTACCGATATAATGAAGGAGCTAAATTTGCTGGGTGTACGTTTATTCATTTCGGCACCCGCGGATCGGGTCTATGATACCTTGGTGCATAGTATGGCATTAGGTGAGGGACCATTTGAAATTTTCCCAACATTACATGATGCAGTAGAATATGCGAATGCTTGTCGGATTGGGTGA
- the Prestin gene encoding prestin isoform X2: MLDKPINFKSIRKFTLERFKRRRDLQVNATPRSSSSYICGKDVSGNNGYGGGASTSPTTSLSARSPSVTTLELPTLLIASKPKRSKRLRTSSITPRTRLRHNQYKQRLQYHQYTDVVVHSSELNKMAQQNGDNETKPLTHAYLTEKPRIKPKYDVHRDVLSQDLVIKQTGYGARDKSIPSGMRRSWQQWSFLSLFTGIIPIVQWLPRYSLRRDAMGDIIAGVTVAIMNIPHGMAYGILAGVTPGCGLALAIFPVLVYMILGTSKHISIGTFAVISMMTLKVVQTYATDEHMSSVPAAAGLNATKAHGATDSVDIVDIITPIEVATALAFCTGLIHLAMGFFRLGTLAALLSDPLVNGFTTGAAVHVIVSQLKDVLGVYVPRYKGAFKIIYTIIDLFKGIPNTNIVAFVICVCIMIFMTLCNEFLKPCLRKRCRFPFPGELISVIGGTFVSRLLDVHGNYGVTLVGDIPKGLPMPKLPRMDLIPVVALDSIAISIVSFSIVMSMGLTFAKKHSYEVRANQELFALGVANCVSSCFSCYPLACSLSRSVIQEQTGGVTQLASLVSAILIIMTLLWLGPFFSTLPRCVLAGVIIVALKPLFMQAKQLKNYSKQGKLELLTWIATFICVVLIDIDIGLLIGVAISLLALYIKGLKPYCCLLGTIPEAAAIYVDLNHHRNAVEVPETKIFRYVGSLNFASNMYFRHSLYNIIDMDVKKLQRNKTAAANANGNTTLNGEVGQLNEFRFLVLDFSMLGHVDVAGCKAITDIMKELNLLGVRLFISAPADRVYDTLVHSMALGEGPFEIFPTLHDAVEYANACRIG, encoded by the exons AAACCGATCAACTTTAAAAGCATACGCAAATTCACGCTTGAGCGTTTCAAACGCAGACGTGATCTACAAGTCAATGCAACACCACGGTCTTCTAGCTCTTACATATGTGGCAAAGACGTTTCAGGAAATAACGGTTATGGTGGCGGAGCAAGTACTTCGCCGACAACGTCATTAAGTGCACGATCACCATCGGTTACAACACTCGAATTACCAACTTTGTTAATAGCCTCAAAGCCCAAACGTTCAAAACGTCTACGAACATCATCGATCACACCACGCACGAGGTTACGTCATAATCAATATAAACAACGTTTACAATATCATCAATACACCGATGTGGTTGTGCATTCGAGTGAGTTGAATAAGATGGCACAACAGAATGGTGATAATGA AACTAAACCTTTAACACATGCCTACCTCACAGAAAAACCTAGGATAAAACCCAAATATGATGTACATCGTGATGTGCTTTCGCAAGATTTGGTCATCAAACAGACTGGTTATGGCGCACGCGACAAAAGCATACCATCAGGCATGCGCCGTTCATGGCAACAATGGTCTTTCTTATCGCTTTTCACCGGCATTATACCGATCGTACAATGGCTACCACGCTACTCGTTGCGACGCGATGCAATGGGTGATATTATTGCCGGCGTAACAGTTGCTATTATGAATATACCGCATGGTATGGCGTACGGTATATTGGCTGGTGTGACTCCTGGTTGTGGTTTGGCGCTTGCTATATTTCCGGTATTAGTTTACATGATATTGGGTACCTCAAAGCACATTTCAATTGGAACTTTTGCTGTGATATCTATGATGACTTTAAAAGTTGTACAAACATATGCGACGGACGAGCATATGAGCTCTGTTCCAGCAGCAGCGGGATTAAATGCTACGAAGGCACATGGTGCGACGGATTCTGTAGATATAGTAGATATAATAACACCGATAGAGGTAGCGACAGCATTGGCGTTTTGTACGGGACTAATACAT CTCGCTATGGGTTTCTTCCGCCTTGGCACATTAGCTGCCCTCTTAAGCGATCCACTTGTCAATGGCTTCACTACTGGTGCGGCTGTACACGTCATTGTTAGCCAACTTAAAGATGTCCTCGGAGTGTATGTACCTCGCTATAAAGGAGCTTTCAAGATCATTTACACTATCATCGATCTCTTCAAGGGCATACCAAACACAAATATTGTAGCCTTCGTCATTTGCGTTTGCATTATGATCTTCATGACCCTTTGTAATGAGTTCCTGAAACCTTGCCTGCGCAAACGTTGTCGCTTCCCCTTTCCCGGCGAATTGATCTCAGTTATAGGCGGCACTTTTGTATCACGTCTACTCGATGTGCACGGTAATTACGGCGTAACTCTTGTTGGTGATATTCCAAAAGGTTTACCAATGCCTAAATTGCCACGCATGGATTTGATACCAGTTGTAGCGTTGGACTCAATAGCCATTTCTATTGTTAGCTTTTCGATTGTTATGTCTATGGGTTTAACTTTTGCTAAGAAACATTCATATGAGGTGCGTGCCAATCAGGAACTATTCGCTTTGGGCGTGGCTAATTGTGTATCGAGTTGCTTCTCTTGCTATCCATTGGCGTGTTCGCTGTCGCGTTCGGTGATACAAGAACAAACGGGTGGCGTGACACAGTTGGCGTCACTTGTGTCCGCAATACTCATTATAATGACATTGTTATGGTTGGGTCCGTTCTTTAGTACGCTGCCTAGG TGTGTGCTGGCAGGTGTGATTATTGTTGCCTTGAAACCGTTGTTTATGCAGGCGAAACAGTTGAAAAATTACTCAAAGCAGGGTAAATTGGAACTTCTTACATGGATTGCAACCTTCATATGCGTGGTGCTGATCGACATTGATATTGG GCTCCTTATCGGCGTTGCCATTTCATTGTTGGCGCTCTACATAAAAGGACTGAAACCCTATTGTTGTCTGCTCGGCACCATACCCGAAGCAGCTGCTATTTATGTAGATCTTAATCATCATCGCAATGCCGTCGAAGTGCCTGAAACCAAAATCTTCCGATATGTTGGATCACTAAATTTTGCCAGTAATATGTATTTCCGACATTCACTCTACAATATTATCGATATGGATGTGAAAAAGTTGCAACGCAATAAAACTGCAGCGGCTAATGCTAATGGCAACACAACATTGAATGGCGAAGTGGGACAATTGAATGAGTTCCGGTTTTTGGTATTAGATTTCTCAATGCTGGGACATGTTGATGTGGCCGGTTGTAAAGCTATTACCGATATAATGAAGGAGCTAAATTTGCTGGGTGTACGTTTATTCATTTCGGCACCCGCGGATCGGGTCTATGATACCTTGGTGCATAGTATGGCATTAGGTGAGGGACCATTTGAAATTTTCCCAACATTACATGATGCAGTAGAATATGCGAATGCTTGTCGGATTGGGTGA